The following nucleotide sequence is from Pseudonocardia sp. C8.
GCGGCCCGCGACCGCGTCAACGCGTGGCTCCGCGCGGACGGCCCCCGGTACGCCGACGGGGTGGTCGACGCCGCCACGGCACTCGCCGATCCGGGTGACCCCCGGCGGCTGCGCCCCGAGTACGACTCCGGTGACGGCCTGCACCCGTCCGCGGCGGGGTACCGGGCGGTCGCGGCGGTGACACCGGTGGAGGAACTCTCCGGCACACCGTGCACGGAGTGAGCGTCGCCCTGGCGATCTCGTCACCCGGGAAGGGGCGTGCAGCGGCCACGCACGATGGGTAACGTCTTGGTCACGGCCACAGCACGTGGCGGTACCGGCGGAACCGGAACCGCGGCGCGTCCCACCCGGGACGCCGGGGCCCGGGAGCGCCAGGGACGGAGCCCTGACGGCCTACGGGGAGGCCTCATGACCATCGGCGCGAGGCGCACGACCGACGACACCGGGTCCATCCCGGCGCCGCGGAACGCGGCGGACGCGTTCAAGGTGTCCGACGAGCAGGTCCAGCGGGCCCGGCTCGTCGTGGCGGAGAACTCCGCGGACTCCGCGGACCTGCGCGAGCTGCTCGACATGCTCGGGCTGATCTCCGGCAACCCGGACCAGCCGCCGCCCGTCGCGCGCTGATCCCCGCGCGCCCCTCTGGCCTGCTGCGACGCCGGAACAGGGGGGTGCCTGCGCGGGCCGCCGCGGCCGTGTCGTATGGTTTCACCGCTCCCAACGGACAGCCGTTGAGGGAAGGACGAGCCCCCGGGTCAGTCCAAGCCCCCATCGTCTAGCGGCCTAGGACTCCGCCCTTTCAAGGCGGCAGCGCGGGTTCGAATCCCGTTGGGGGTACCGCGGAGGTCATCGGCTACGATGGTGGCCGCAGAGCAAGGCCCAGTGGCGCAGTTGGTTAGCGCGTCGCCCTGTCACGGCGAAGGTCGCGGGTTCGAGTCCCGTCTGGGTCGCTCCACGTCCCCGGAGTTCCTCCGGGAGCCGGGGCCAGGTAGCTCAGTTGGTACGAGCGTCCGCCTGAAAAGCGGAAGGTCGGCGGTTCGACCCCGCCCCTGGCCACCTCTCTCATCCGTCCGTCAGAGGGCCAGGCGCACCAGGAACCACCCGGTCGCCGCCGCCAGGATCCCGGTCACGACACTGCCCAGCAGGTACACGACGGCCGCGCTCCCGGCCCGCCGCTCCGCCAGGGCCACCAGCTCGTGGCCGAAGGTGCTGTACGTCGTCAGCGCCCCGCAGAACCCGGTGCCGAGCAGCGCCGCGACTCCCGCGGGCAGCACCGCGCTCGCCCCCGTGAGCGCACCCAGGACCAGCGAGCCCGCGACGTTCACCGCGAACGTGCCCCACGGGAACGCCGGTCCGAACCGGGCCCGCGCCACGGCGTCGGCCAGCACCCGCAGCGGCGCCCCCACGGCCGCGCCCAGCCCGACCAGCAGGACCGACCAGGCCGTCACGCCGTCCGCCCGATCCTGCGGGTGACCGCGACCCCGCCCGCGCAGGCGAGCACGGCGGCGAGCGGCGAGACCAGCGCGTACCCCACCGCGGTGCCGTAGGCGCCCCCGTCGAGCAGCTGCACCGTCTCCACCGACCATGCCGAGAACGTCGTGTAACCACCCAGCATGCCGGCGCCCAGCAGCGGGCGCGCCAGCGGATGCGGGCGCGCGGCGACCTCGGCCAGCACCGTGTAGAGCACCCCGATCAGCAGGCAGCCGGTGATGTTGATCCAGAACGTCGTCCACGGCCACCCACCGGGCGGTGCCGGGAACGCCGAGCTCAGCAGGTAGCGGGCCTCGGCGCCCAGCACACCGCCGGCCGCGACCGCGGCCACCGCCCGGCGACGGGACGTCACGCGTTCCACCTCCATCAGCGCGTGCCGCGCTCACCGCGATCGGGGACCAGCGCCTCGACCAGGTCGGCGGCCCGCCGCGTCCCGCCCAGCGCGGTGAGCTCGGCGCCCACCCGCCGTGCCGCCGCTCGGAACGACGGGTCGGTCGCGATCCGCCGGTGGGCCGCCCGGATCGTCGCCGGCCGCGGTGTCCCGGTCCGCAGGTTGATCCCCGCGCCGGACCGGGCGACCCGGGAGGCGATCTCGGGTTTGTCCAGGTCACCGCCCGCCACGACCAGCGGGACGCCGTACCGCAGCGCCCGCAGCACACCACCGAACCCGCCATTGGTGATCATCACGGAGGTCCGGGGCAGCAGGTCGTCGTACGGCAGCATCGGGCCGGCCCGGACGTTCGCGGGCAGCGGCCGGGGCAGCGGCGGCGTGCGGTGCCCGGTACCGACGACCACCAGCACGTCCTCGCTGGCCAGCGCCTCGATCGCCGGCAGGATCAGGTCGGACGGGTCGACGATCGCCGTCCCCTGCGTGACGTGGACGACCGGCCGCCGGCTGGTGACGACGTCGTCCCACCAGAACGGCGGCGCCGCCTCCGGCCCCGGGACGCCGGAATCGGTCAGATCACCGGCGTAGCGGATCTCCGGGGGCACCGCGGGCGACCCGTGCAGCGCGGGGCTCCCTGCGG
It contains:
- the crcB gene encoding fluoride efflux transporter CrcB, giving the protein MTAWSVLLVGLGAAVGAPLRVLADAVARARFGPAFPWGTFAVNVAGSLVLGALTGASAVLPAGVAALLGTGFCGALTTYSTFGHELVALAERRAGSAAVVYLLGSVVTGILAAATGWFLVRLAL
- the crcB gene encoding fluoride efflux transporter CrcB, with protein sequence MTSRRRAVAAVAAGGVLGAEARYLLSSAFPAPPGGWPWTTFWINITGCLLIGVLYTVLAEVAARPHPLARPLLGAGMLGGYTTFSAWSVETVQLLDGGAYGTAVGYALVSPLAAVLACAGGVAVTRRIGRTA
- a CDS encoding glycosyltransferase codes for the protein MASIMLTAMPFAGHILPVRAVAAELVRRGHDVRAYTGSAYVDAFAAVGATGVPWREAPDFDERNYVATFPRLRDRKGFRQLAINLQDMFVATAPAQSRDLLAAHARRPWDVLAGDPMALGTRFAAEHTRSPWTGLSPVPVMVPSASGPPAGLGLDPGRGLPGRARDAVLRGLASALAVPLNRAYRRARAQAGLRPDGHTAATMWYSSEQVIAAGSPALHGSPAVPPEIRYAGDLTDSGVPGPEAAPPFWWDDVVTSRRPVVHVTQGTAIVDPSDLILPAIEALASEDVLVVVGTGHRTPPLPRPLPANVRAGPMLPYDDLLPRTSVMITNGGFGGVLRALRYGVPLVVAGGDLDKPEIASRVARSGAGINLRTGTPRPATIRAAHRRIATDPSFRAAARRVGAELTALGGTRRAADLVEALVPDRGERGTR